Proteins found in one Paenibacillus borealis genomic segment:
- a CDS encoding anti-phage-associated DUF499 domain-containing protein, giving the protein MRTIKSACQLQPKALEINVGDQIEQLDQIINDTNGHDYFMKTFITDGMKTLLSKGIARLAGKSNDTVFHLKQAMGGGKTHLMVGFGLLAKDSALRETLIGSMPYQSGFDSAKIAAFNGRNNPHTYFWGEIARQLGKEGLFREYWESGAKAPDEQSWIKLFDGEEPILILLDEMPPYFHYYSTQVLGQGTIADVVTRAFSNMLTAAQKKKNVCIVVSDLEAAYDTGGKLIQRALDDATQELGRAEVSITPVNLESNEIYEILRTRLFLSRPDKSEIAEIASVYASRLAEAAKAKTVERSAEALATDIESTYPFHPSFKSIIALFKENEKFKQTRGLMELVSRLLKSVWESKEDVYLIGAQHFDLSIHDVREKLAEISEMRDVIARDLWDSTDSAHAQIIDINNGNQYAKQVGMLLLTASLSTAVNSVKGLTEREMLECLIDPNHQGSDFLSAFSELQKSAWYLHQTQEGRHYFSHQENLTKKLQGYADKAPQNKVDELIRHRLNDMYKPVTKEAYEKVMPLPEMDEAEAALKTGRVLLIVSPDGKTPPGIVSNFFKALVNRNNILVLTGDKSSIASIEKAARHVYAVTKADNEIPGSHPQRKELDEKKAQYEQDFQTTVLSVFDKLLFPGKNQGEEVLRPKALDSTYPSNEPYNGERQIIKTLTSDPIKLFTQITENFDALRARAESLLFGSQDEVRKTDLIDKMKQKTQMPWLPNRGFDQLAIEAYQRGVWEDLGNGYITKKPKPKTTEVIISEDSSPDDSGTVRLKIDVMNAGNSPRIHYTEDSEVSESSPVLSDNTLSTKALKVQFLAVDPTGKNLTGSPNTWNNRLTLRNRFDEVSRTVELYVAPRGRIKYTLDGSEARNGTEYTGPIQLGYEDATVYVFAECDGLEEKRTFTFAKSGSKEVPIIKEVPATLYSPSPKRLDSSSKTYEGLKMAKEKSIEFEQVTLMVGSAPKAIYLSLGEIKISAEFIEKELIHLQSLLSPDTPVIMTFKKAYTPTGYDLEQFAKQLGIEIGNGEVEQK; this is encoded by the coding sequence ATGAGAACAATTAAATCAGCGTGTCAATTACAACCCAAAGCCCTCGAAATAAATGTAGGTGATCAAATTGAGCAATTGGATCAGATTATTAATGATACCAACGGGCATGATTACTTTATGAAAACGTTCATAACAGATGGAATGAAGACTCTTCTTTCCAAGGGTATAGCTCGTCTTGCCGGAAAGTCCAACGATACTGTATTCCATCTTAAACAGGCTATGGGCGGCGGTAAAACGCATTTGATGGTTGGATTTGGGCTCCTAGCAAAGGATTCGGCTCTTCGAGAGACACTAATAGGATCTATGCCATATCAATCAGGTTTTGATTCGGCAAAGATAGCCGCTTTTAATGGACGTAACAATCCCCATACTTATTTCTGGGGAGAAATTGCTCGTCAGTTAGGTAAAGAGGGCCTCTTCAGGGAGTATTGGGAATCCGGTGCAAAGGCTCCGGATGAACAATCATGGATAAAACTGTTCGATGGTGAAGAGCCTATCCTTATTCTCTTGGATGAGATGCCTCCATACTTCCATTATTACAGCACTCAGGTTTTAGGGCAAGGTACGATAGCAGATGTGGTTACCAGAGCCTTTTCAAATATGCTTACAGCAGCTCAAAAAAAGAAAAATGTCTGTATTGTCGTATCTGACTTAGAGGCTGCCTATGATACTGGTGGGAAGTTAATCCAACGAGCTCTTGATGATGCGACACAAGAACTGGGGCGTGCTGAGGTTTCGATTACTCCAGTTAATTTGGAATCAAATGAAATCTATGAAATTCTTCGAACGCGACTCTTTCTTTCAAGGCCGGATAAGAGCGAAATCGCAGAAATTGCCTCAGTCTATGCTTCAAGGCTGGCAGAAGCAGCAAAGGCAAAGACGGTTGAGAGAAGTGCGGAGGCATTAGCCACTGATATTGAATCAACCTACCCTTTCCATCCGAGTTTCAAGAGCATTATTGCCCTGTTTAAGGAAAACGAAAAATTCAAACAAACGCGTGGTTTGATGGAATTAGTCTCGCGTCTATTGAAATCGGTCTGGGAAAGCAAAGAAGATGTTTATCTAATTGGTGCCCAGCATTTTGATCTTTCTATCCACGATGTTCGTGAGAAGTTAGCTGAAATCTCAGAAATGCGGGATGTGATTGCAAGAGACCTCTGGGATTCTACGGACAGCGCCCATGCGCAGATAATCGACATCAATAACGGGAATCAATATGCCAAACAAGTTGGAATGCTTTTGCTCACAGCAAGCCTTTCTACTGCTGTCAATTCTGTAAAAGGGCTAACTGAACGTGAAATGCTTGAATGCTTGATCGACCCTAATCATCAAGGAAGTGATTTTTTAAGCGCATTTAGTGAGCTTCAAAAGTCCGCCTGGTATTTACACCAGACCCAGGAAGGGCGACACTATTTCAGCCATCAAGAAAATTTAACGAAGAAGCTTCAGGGATATGCGGATAAAGCTCCGCAAAACAAGGTAGATGAATTGATACGCCATCGCCTTAATGATATGTATAAACCGGTAACCAAAGAAGCCTATGAAAAAGTGATGCCTTTGCCTGAAATGGATGAAGCTGAAGCTGCTCTTAAAACAGGACGTGTACTTTTAATAGTCAGTCCAGATGGGAAGACTCCTCCAGGTATTGTTTCTAATTTTTTCAAGGCATTGGTTAACAGAAATAATATACTGGTCTTGACTGGCGACAAGTCATCTATTGCCAGCATTGAGAAAGCCGCCCGCCATGTCTATGCAGTAACAAAAGCGGATAATGAAATTCCTGGTTCACACCCGCAACGCAAAGAATTAGACGAGAAGAAAGCTCAATATGAACAAGATTTCCAAACCACCGTTCTTTCAGTATTCGACAAACTTCTCTTTCCTGGGAAAAATCAGGGCGAAGAAGTACTTAGGCCGAAAGCGCTCGATAGTACATATCCGTCGAATGAACCCTATAATGGTGAAAGGCAGATCATAAAAACATTGACTTCAGATCCTATCAAATTGTTTACCCAAATTACCGAAAATTTTGATGCGTTACGCGCCAGAGCAGAGTCGTTGCTTTTCGGCTCTCAAGATGAAGTGCGCAAGACAGATTTGATTGATAAAATGAAGCAGAAGACTCAGATGCCGTGGCTTCCAAATCGTGGATTTGACCAGCTGGCTATTGAGGCATACCAGCGTGGAGTGTGGGAAGACTTAGGGAATGGATACATTACTAAAAAACCGAAGCCTAAGACAACAGAGGTCATTATCAGCGAAGACTCTTCTCCGGATGACTCAGGCACGGTGCGTTTGAAAATTGATGTGATGAATGCAGGCAACAGTCCTCGAATTCACTATACAGAAGATAGTGAGGTTTCGGAAAGCAGCCCAGTACTAAGCGACAATACACTGTCAACCAAAGCATTGAAAGTTCAATTTCTTGCCGTCGATCCTACTGGAAAGAACCTGACTGGTTCCCCAAATACATGGAACAACCGTCTAACACTGCGCAACCGATTTGACGAAGTTTCCAGGACAGTTGAACTGTATGTCGCACCGAGAGGTAGAATTAAGTACACTTTGGACGGTTCTGAAGCTAGAAACGGGACGGAATATACAGGTCCTATTCAATTGGGATACGAAGACGCGACAGTTTATGTTTTTGCCGAGTGTGATGGTCTTGAGGAAAAGCGAACCTTTACTTTTGCTAAGTCGGGCTCCAAGGAGGTTCCCATTATTAAAGAGGTTCCCGCGACCTTGTATAGCCCTTCACCAAAACGATTGGATAGTTCCTCGAAAACGTATGAGGGGCTGAAAATGGCTAAGGAGAAAAGTATTGAATTTGAACAGGTGACGCTGATGGTGGGCTCTGCACCAAAGGCGATCTATCTTTCTCTTGGTGAAATTAAGATTAGTGCAGAGTTTATTGAGAAGGAGCTGATACATCTTCAATCCCTCCTTAGCCCGGACACACCGGTTATTATGACATTTAAAAAGGCCTATACACCAACCGGTTACGATTTAGAGCAATTTGCCAAACAGCTTGGCATTGAGATAGGAAATGGAGAGGTAGAACAAAAATGA
- a CDS encoding anti-phage-associated DUF3780 domain-containing protein, with protein sequence MISTTDFGAPTEFGMHHFYAEIPPAPRDAICIYEDFGFGGDETRRETVECRLVLARELWNKIRDDARRDFNARLKSKKQSTGSWTIGKVKLDRFLGRELCVLGWAAEHASPDECLVICQKWLALRPEERWWLYSKTASEAGHDDQSGRGWRKALYCALSDGSNIRLEPKKKPKTKQKPEQQETLTLFDFMEKGDI encoded by the coding sequence ATGATCAGCACTACAGATTTCGGAGCGCCAACAGAATTTGGGATGCACCATTTTTATGCGGAGATTCCTCCAGCTCCACGAGATGCAATCTGTATTTATGAGGATTTTGGTTTCGGTGGCGATGAAACTCGACGTGAAACGGTTGAATGCAGGCTGGTTCTTGCTCGGGAGCTTTGGAACAAAATCCGTGATGACGCCAGACGCGATTTTAATGCACGCTTGAAAAGCAAAAAGCAAAGCACCGGCAGTTGGACAATTGGAAAAGTCAAGCTGGACCGCTTTCTGGGTAGAGAGTTATGCGTCTTGGGTTGGGCAGCGGAGCATGCTTCACCGGATGAGTGCCTTGTCATATGTCAAAAGTGGCTGGCATTGCGTCCCGAGGAGCGTTGGTGGCTTTACAGCAAAACGGCCTCGGAGGCAGGACATGATGATCAGTCCGGGCGAGGCTGGCGCAAAGCACTTTACTGCGCCTTGTCTGACGGTTCGAATATTAGACTGGAACCCAAAAAGAAGCCAAAGACTAAACAGAAGCCCGAACAACAAGAGACACTGACGCTTTTTGATTTCATGGAAAAGGGAGATATTTAA
- a CDS encoding anti-phage-associated DUF1156 domain-containing protein yields MALVPFEWKDKPALIEHLFPVQKLSAESYKEQMANTGKALTALGSYWKGRKPLILSKACILGALLPATEDRLQDLEIFELLMGMDSDSMQKRLEEKLPASKRDTVGELLVLPYNEQVKAAKRPDEIGDSLSIHIWTKVNQYLGTSAASFPELIEQIGTARYGRRPKVADVFCGSGQIPFEAARLGCDVYASDLNPIACMLTWGGYNIVGASEEKRIKIDNDQEHLARKVRKELEELGVDSDGNGWTAKAYLYCNEVVCPESGWKVPLLPTKVISQDYMAVAELIPLPDEKRYKIDIRFVNSEEDIKNAKVGTVQGADLVHSPDGANIYRVSLKSIRGDYKDSRDTKNKLRLWSKTDFIPLPGDIYQERLYCVQWQNKIDGKNQVQIRPVTPGDEEREQKVINYVREHLEEWQDKGYIPDMVIEKGYNTDQPIRERGWTHWHHLFNPRQLMVNGLINKYCDAYLAPNFAQLLNYNSRLCVWHSAKGQGAGSISNVFYNQALNTLYNYGCRSLELALKKMADPIKNEPLTNTVLFRSEAHPAQELEVENDIYVTDPPYGDAVKYEEITEFFIAWLRKNPPKEFAHWTWDSRRSLAIKGEDEGFRQGMVAAYRKMAQKMPDNGIQILMFTHQSGTIWADMANIIWASGLQVTAAWYVVTETDSALRQGANVKGTIILVLRKRHQELETFRDDLGWEIEDAVKEQVESLIGLDTRVRAQGSEGLYTDADLQMAGYAAALKVLTAYSRIDGKQMVIEAEAPRQKGKKTFVDDLIDFSVQTAVQFLVPVGFEKAEWQKLQPVERFYLKMVEMEHQGVKTLDNYQNFAKAFKVRYFEQLLSDSSKANFVRLKLSTEFKSTLMNENAEIGRTPLRALLYSLFELSKEVEVDDVLLHLMENCPNYLNNKALLAKMADYLAEKREGILGTKASNPNVEASCARILAESIRNQRL; encoded by the coding sequence ATGGCACTAGTACCATTTGAATGGAAAGATAAACCGGCACTGATTGAGCATCTTTTTCCAGTGCAAAAATTATCTGCTGAGAGCTACAAAGAACAGATGGCCAATACAGGTAAAGCCCTTACTGCTCTTGGTAGCTACTGGAAAGGACGAAAGCCGCTTATTCTAAGTAAAGCATGTATATTGGGGGCGTTGCTTCCTGCTACAGAGGATCGGCTTCAAGATCTGGAGATATTTGAGCTATTGATGGGGATGGATTCGGATTCGATGCAAAAACGGCTTGAAGAAAAACTCCCTGCGTCCAAAAGAGATACTGTTGGTGAACTTTTGGTCCTTCCTTACAATGAACAGGTGAAAGCTGCTAAACGCCCTGATGAGATTGGGGATTCACTTAGTATTCATATTTGGACAAAGGTTAACCAGTACCTTGGCACTTCGGCTGCCTCCTTTCCTGAACTAATAGAACAAATCGGGACAGCACGCTATGGGCGTCGCCCTAAAGTAGCGGATGTTTTTTGTGGGAGTGGGCAAATCCCTTTTGAAGCAGCTCGCTTAGGATGTGATGTTTATGCTTCGGATCTTAACCCTATCGCCTGCATGCTCACTTGGGGAGGCTACAATATCGTTGGTGCTAGTGAGGAGAAGCGAATTAAGATTGATAATGATCAGGAACATCTAGCAAGAAAAGTTAGAAAAGAGCTTGAAGAGCTTGGTGTTGATTCGGACGGCAATGGATGGACAGCAAAAGCATATTTGTATTGTAATGAGGTGGTTTGTCCTGAGTCCGGTTGGAAGGTTCCATTACTGCCAACTAAGGTGATAAGTCAAGATTATATGGCAGTTGCAGAACTCATCCCGCTTCCAGATGAAAAAAGGTATAAGATTGATATTCGCTTTGTAAATAGTGAAGAGGATATTAAAAATGCTAAAGTGGGAACCGTGCAGGGTGCTGATTTGGTTCATAGCCCTGATGGGGCGAATATTTATAGAGTAAGTCTAAAGTCAATTCGTGGAGATTATAAGGACAGTAGAGATACCAAAAATAAACTGCGGCTTTGGTCGAAGACCGACTTCATTCCGCTTCCTGGCGATATCTATCAAGAAAGACTTTATTGTGTTCAGTGGCAAAATAAAATCGATGGAAAAAACCAGGTGCAAATAAGACCTGTAACTCCGGGCGACGAAGAACGTGAGCAAAAGGTCATAAACTATGTCCGTGAACATCTTGAGGAATGGCAGGATAAAGGATACATCCCGGATATGGTCATTGAAAAGGGTTATAATACGGATCAGCCAATTCGCGAACGGGGATGGACCCATTGGCATCATTTGTTTAATCCGAGACAGTTGATGGTTAATGGCTTAATCAATAAATATTGTGATGCTTATTTGGCGCCCAACTTTGCGCAACTATTGAATTACAATAGCAGATTATGTGTGTGGCATAGCGCAAAGGGACAAGGGGCCGGCAGTATTTCCAATGTATTTTATAATCAGGCACTTAACACTTTATATAATTACGGATGTAGAAGTTTGGAACTCGCACTGAAAAAGATGGCTGATCCTATAAAAAATGAACCATTAACAAATACAGTTCTATTCAGATCCGAAGCCCATCCGGCCCAAGAGTTAGAAGTCGAAAACGACATTTATGTAACCGATCCTCCCTATGGTGATGCGGTCAAATATGAAGAGATCACCGAATTCTTCATCGCTTGGCTTCGTAAAAATCCTCCAAAGGAATTTGCCCACTGGACTTGGGACAGCCGTCGTTCGTTAGCAATTAAAGGAGAGGATGAGGGCTTCCGGCAAGGCATGGTGGCAGCATACCGTAAGATGGCTCAAAAAATGCCGGACAATGGCATCCAGATTCTGATGTTTACCCATCAAAGTGGGACTATCTGGGCGGATATGGCAAACATTATCTGGGCCAGCGGCCTGCAGGTGACAGCGGCTTGGTATGTGGTAACAGAAACCGACTCTGCCTTGCGTCAGGGAGCCAACGTCAAAGGGACTATTATTCTCGTTCTCCGCAAACGTCATCAAGAGCTGGAAACCTTCCGTGATGATCTGGGCTGGGAGATCGAGGACGCGGTTAAAGAACAGGTTGAATCATTGATTGGGCTGGATACGAGGGTACGGGCCCAAGGTTCCGAAGGCCTCTATACCGATGCTGACTTACAGATGGCCGGATATGCCGCCGCATTGAAAGTTCTGACAGCCTATTCTCGTATTGACGGCAAGCAAATGGTTATCGAGGCCGAAGCCCCACGCCAGAAAGGCAAAAAGACCTTTGTAGATGATCTGATCGATTTTTCAGTTCAGACAGCCGTCCAGTTCCTTGTCCCGGTGGGATTTGAAAAAGCTGAATGGCAGAAACTGCAACCAGTCGAGCGTTTCTATCTAAAAATGGTTGAAATGGAACATCAGGGTGTCAAAACATTAGATAACTACCAGAACTTTGCTAAAGCCTTCAAAGTCCGCTACTTTGAACAGTTGCTGAGTGACAGCTCAAAAGCCAATTTTGTACGTTTAAAGCTATCTACCGAGTTTAAGAGTACGTTAATGAATGAAAATGCCGAGATTGGTAGAACACCGCTAAGAGCCTTACTCTACAGTCTTTTTGAACTCTCCAAAGAAGTGGAAGTGGATGATGTGCTGCTGCACCTTATGGAGAACTGTCCTAACTATCTGAATAACAAAGCTCTGCTCGCCAAAATGGCCGACTACCTGGCAGAGAAACGGGAGGGTATTTTGGGAACGAAAGCATCTAATCCCAACGTGGAGGCAAGCTGTGCACGCATACTCGCGGAATCTATAAGGAACCAGAGGTTATAA
- a CDS encoding phospholipase D-like domain-containing anti-phage protein, which yields MTIKRFSSRTERLDTEFLAQTLNGASKYFRIAGYFRSSIFELVGEEIAQISEVKIICNSELDLADFQVATGRNTALKEHWNEVDVEAEALLKKERYQILDQLLQSGNVEIRVVPRERLFLHGKAGSIHYPDGTRKSFIGSVNESKSAFAHNYELVWQDDDEESADWVEREFWALWNDGVPLPEAILAEINRVANRREITVEVLKPDEVPAAAMAEAPIYRGGEQLQPWQRSFVSMFLEHREMYGKARLLLADEVGVGKTLSMATSALVSALLEDGSVLILAPSTLTIQWQIEMMDKLGIPTAVWSSQKKVWLGVEGQILSPRGDSSSIKKCPYKIAIISTGLIMHQRERADFVKEAGMLLKNRFGTVILDEAHKARARGGLGDKAAEPNNLLAFMQQIGKRTKHLILGTATPIQTDVRELWDLLGILNSGASFVLGDSLSPWRDHEQAIPLVTGKSQVTSEREAWQWLSNPLPPSNEHHIIQQIRDHLAIDTQSFLCAHRFEDLDYMIQNMWLSECLEPRFFKENNPVLRHTVLRKRKQLEDDGLLEKVGVNTHPITRNLAQYQSRFVGLGIPTNTPFQVAYEKAEEFCKLLQSRTKAGGFMKSLMLQRICSSFASGLKTAQKMLKHSVSSEDEERIEEVEHILSEMTPAEVSCLKEIETQLSRAEAVDSKLNTVKWFLTEFRSDGKTWLEHGCIIFSQYYDTAEWIAKELAKSLKGEIVAVYAGVGKSGLFRGEQFNNVEREVIKSAVKTREIRLVVATDAACEGLNLQTLGTLINIDLPWNPSRLEQRLGRIKRFGQARKFVDMLNLVYSETQDEKVYNVLSDRLRDTYDIFGSLPDTIDDEWIEDEEELKGRMNEYMHERKRAQDAFTVKYRGTIDPEADLWERCASVLSRRDIVSKLSEPW from the coding sequence ATGACGATAAAGCGTTTCTCATCCCGAACAGAAAGATTGGATACTGAGTTTTTAGCACAAACTCTTAATGGTGCATCCAAGTATTTCCGTATTGCAGGCTATTTTAGGAGCTCTATTTTTGAACTAGTCGGCGAGGAGATCGCCCAAATTTCAGAAGTGAAGATTATCTGTAATTCCGAGTTAGACCTGGCCGATTTTCAGGTTGCAACAGGGCGGAATACAGCCCTTAAAGAACACTGGAACGAAGTGGATGTAGAAGCTGAAGCACTTCTGAAAAAGGAGCGCTATCAGATTCTCGATCAGCTTTTGCAGTCTGGTAATGTGGAGATCAGAGTAGTGCCGAGGGAGCGCTTGTTTCTCCATGGAAAGGCCGGATCCATACACTATCCGGATGGTACCCGCAAGTCTTTCATTGGTTCTGTGAACGAGTCGAAAAGTGCGTTTGCCCATAACTATGAACTGGTATGGCAAGATGACGATGAGGAAAGCGCTGACTGGGTAGAGAGGGAATTCTGGGCCTTGTGGAACGATGGTGTTCCTCTTCCGGAAGCTATTTTGGCAGAGATAAATCGTGTGGCCAATCGACGGGAGATCACGGTTGAAGTATTGAAACCCGATGAGGTCCCGGCTGCTGCAATGGCTGAAGCTCCAATATATCGAGGGGGAGAACAATTGCAGCCATGGCAGCGTTCCTTTGTAAGCATGTTCCTGGAGCACAGAGAAATGTACGGGAAAGCCCGCTTGCTTTTGGCAGACGAGGTCGGAGTTGGTAAGACGCTCTCCATGGCAACCAGCGCTCTGGTGAGTGCCCTTCTTGAAGATGGCTCGGTTCTCATTCTTGCTCCGTCCACGTTAACGATTCAGTGGCAAATAGAGATGATGGATAAGCTTGGAATTCCTACTGCTGTCTGGTCTTCTCAGAAAAAGGTGTGGCTTGGTGTTGAAGGTCAGATTTTATCCCCACGCGGAGATTCATCTTCTATAAAAAAATGTCCTTATAAAATTGCCATCATATCGACTGGATTGATCATGCACCAGCGGGAGAGAGCTGACTTTGTCAAAGAAGCAGGAATGCTCCTTAAAAATCGATTCGGGACAGTTATTCTGGATGAAGCACACAAAGCAAGAGCAAGAGGGGGACTTGGCGATAAAGCAGCTGAGCCTAATAATCTTCTTGCCTTTATGCAGCAGATCGGAAAACGAACAAAGCATTTGATACTAGGTACTGCGACACCTATCCAGACGGATGTGCGGGAACTATGGGATCTTTTGGGGATTTTGAATAGTGGAGCATCGTTTGTTCTGGGTGATTCATTGTCCCCTTGGCGAGACCATGAACAAGCAATCCCATTAGTAACTGGGAAAAGTCAGGTCACTTCTGAGAGAGAGGCTTGGCAGTGGTTAAGCAACCCACTGCCTCCATCAAATGAACACCATATAATCCAGCAGATTCGAGATCATTTGGCAATTGACACCCAATCTTTTTTATGTGCACACCGGTTTGAAGACCTGGACTATATGATTCAGAACATGTGGCTCTCTGAGTGTTTAGAACCTAGATTCTTCAAAGAAAATAACCCTGTATTGCGTCATACTGTGTTAAGAAAGCGAAAACAGCTTGAAGACGACGGACTATTAGAAAAAGTCGGTGTTAATACGCATCCAATAACCAGAAACCTTGCACAGTACCAGTCTCGCTTTGTCGGATTAGGGATTCCAACAAACACACCCTTTCAGGTTGCGTATGAAAAAGCTGAAGAGTTTTGTAAGCTTCTTCAATCTAGAACTAAAGCAGGCGGCTTTATGAAATCTTTGATGCTGCAGCGTATTTGTTCAAGTTTTGCCTCCGGCTTGAAAACTGCACAGAAAATGCTTAAGCACTCTGTTTCAAGTGAGGATGAAGAGCGCATTGAAGAAGTAGAGCATATCCTTTCTGAAATGACGCCTGCAGAAGTGTCCTGCCTTAAAGAAATAGAGACACAGCTATCACGTGCTGAAGCCGTAGATTCAAAGCTCAATACAGTAAAGTGGTTCTTAACAGAATTCAGGAGTGACGGAAAAACATGGCTTGAACATGGCTGTATTATTTTCAGTCAATACTATGACACTGCGGAATGGATCGCTAAAGAGCTTGCCAAATCTCTCAAAGGTGAAATTGTGGCAGTATATGCGGGTGTTGGGAAGAGTGGACTTTTCCGTGGTGAGCAGTTTAACAATGTTGAGCGTGAAGTTATAAAGTCTGCGGTTAAAACTCGTGAGATCCGGCTAGTTGTAGCAACCGATGCGGCCTGCGAAGGGTTGAATCTTCAAACATTAGGCACCTTGATTAACATTGATCTTCCATGGAATCCATCTCGACTCGAACAGCGATTGGGTAGAATTAAGCGGTTCGGTCAAGCTCGAAAGTTTGTCGATATGCTCAACCTGGTCTATAGCGAAACTCAGGATGAGAAGGTTTACAATGTTTTATCAGACCGCCTTCGTGACACATATGATATTTTTGGAAGCCTCCCTGACACAATCGATGATGAATGGATTGAAGATGAAGAAGAGCTTAAAGGTCGAATGAACGAATACATGCACGAAAGGAAAAGGGCTCAGGATGCTTTTACTGTGAAGTATCGTGGAACCATAGATCCTGAGGCGGATTTGTGGGAAAGATGTGCATCCGTTCTATCACGTCGTGACATTGTAAGTAAGCTAAGTGAGCCTTGGTAA
- a CDS encoding exonuclease SbcCD subunit D, with translation MKIFHTADWHLGKLVQGVYMTEDQQYILEQFIKDIESDQPDVIIIAGDLYDRAVPPTEAVQLLDQVLQKIILQLKIPVLAVAGNHDSPSRLDFGSSIMKASGLHIAGELTASMEPVVLNDENGAVHFHLIPYVEPGKVRYLLGDESIRTHNDAMQKITENIKRTMDPNIRHIFVGHAFVTPGGEAQDNTSDSERPLSIGGAEHVSSEHFAGFHYTALGHLHQAHHVGNEAVRYAGSPLKYSISEELHNKGYLIVHLDEHGNTTIERRLLTPRRDMRTVEGLIADIERHVINEDYVFVRLLDEVLVSSPMERVRSVYPNAMHVERKMTIPGLIGEPQVVEGRAKMDGLSLFKAFYKDVRGTELSPETEKLFIETLQEILEEEGERYETVEADNDGVRAV, from the coding sequence ATGAAAATCTTCCACACAGCAGACTGGCACCTAGGCAAGCTAGTACAAGGTGTCTATATGACAGAGGATCAGCAATATATCCTTGAACAGTTTATCAAGGATATTGAGTCAGATCAGCCCGATGTCATCATTATTGCAGGCGATCTATACGATCGTGCGGTTCCACCGACGGAAGCAGTACAGTTGCTTGATCAGGTGCTGCAGAAGATAATACTTCAGTTAAAAATCCCTGTGCTCGCAGTCGCAGGTAATCATGACAGTCCAAGCCGCCTTGACTTTGGCAGCAGTATTATGAAAGCATCGGGGCTCCATATTGCAGGGGAACTTACCGCCTCCATGGAGCCAGTAGTATTGAATGATGAGAATGGTGCAGTTCACTTCCATCTCATTCCTTATGTGGAGCCTGGGAAAGTACGTTATTTACTTGGTGATGAGAGTATTAGAACACATAATGATGCCATGCAGAAGATTACGGAGAATATTAAAAGAACGATGGACCCAAACATCCGCCATATTTTTGTGGGACATGCTTTTGTAACACCTGGCGGTGAAGCACAGGATAATACCAGTGATTCTGAACGGCCGCTGTCTATCGGTGGGGCAGAGCATGTAAGCTCCGAACATTTTGCCGGATTCCATTACACCGCATTAGGTCACTTGCATCAGGCACATCATGTTGGAAACGAAGCAGTCCGGTATGCTGGATCACCGCTGAAGTATTCCATTTCGGAGGAACTTCATAACAAGGGATATTTAATTGTCCATCTAGATGAACACGGAAACACAACGATTGAGCGGCGATTGCTGACACCACGGCGCGACATGCGGACAGTAGAAGGCTTGATCGCAGATATTGAGCGGCATGTCATTAATGAGGATTATGTGTTCGTCCGCTTGCTGGATGAAGTGTTGGTGTCCTCGCCAATGGAACGGGTACGCTCGGTCTATCCAAACGCTATGCATGTAGAACGCAAGATGACGATCCCAGGGTTGATTGGGGAGCCACAGGTGGTTGAAGGACGAGCAAAGATGGACGGACTGTCGTTGTTCAAAGCTTTTTATAAAGACGTAAGAGGAACAGAGCTATCGCCAGAAACAGAGAAGTTGTTTATCGAAACGCTGCAGGAAATCCTGGAGGAAGAAGGTGAGCGTTATGAGACCGTTGAAGCTGACAATGACGGCGTTCGGGCCGTATAA